The Natrinema caseinilyticum genomic sequence GGATCCCGGACGGGACCCCGTCGACGCGGCCGACGTGATCGTCGTCACCGCAAGCGCCGCACGCCCCGCGGATAGCTTCGAGCGCGGCGGCCGACTGTCGGTCCTCGAGCGGAACCTCGAGATCGCCGCCGACGTCGGCGACTGGATCGGTGACGCGGAGCCGACGCCGACCGTCGTCGTCAGCAACCCGTCAGATCGAGTGACCCATCGCCTGTGGGAGGAAAGCGGCTGGCCGCGGCGGTGCTTCCTCGGGTACTCGCTGTCGGAATCGGCCCGCATCGCCGACGAACTGGCCCGTCGATTCGACGTTTCTCCCGCGGACGTCTACTGCCCGATCCTCGGCGAACACGGCGAACACATGGTGCCCCTGTTTTCGCGAGCGACCGTCGACGGCGACCCCGTCCAGATCGCCCCCGCCGAGCGCGAGGCCATCCTCGACTACGTCCGAGACGTCCCGTACGACGTCATCGGTATGCGGGGCGGGGACGATTCCTCCCGCTGGGTCACCGGTCGGGGACTCGCTGCGATCGTCTCTCGACTCGTCGACGGCGGTACCGACGAACCGGTCTGTCTGTCCACGCCGCTCGACGGGGAATACGGCCTCGAGGACGTCAGTGTGAGCGTCCCCGTCCTGCTCGGTCCGAACGGCGTCGCCGAAATCGTCGACTGGGAGCTCACGTCGACGGAGCGGGAGCGACTCGAACGCGCGGGCGCGGCCGTTCGGCGCTCGATGGGATAAGCGGTAAGCGATGGGGTAAGGGAGGCCCCCGCCGCCGCGACCCAACGTCTGTAGTGATCAGTGTTATCTAGCTGCGCCTATTGACGTTCAGGTAGCCCCGTCGTGTCAACGCAATCGTCCAATGAGCAAGTCGAGATCCTGCTCGTCGAAGACAACCCCGGAGACGTCCGCCTGATACAGGAGGCGTTCAAAGCGGCCGGATTCGAAACGGTGTTTCATACGGTTACCGACGGCGACGACGCGCTCGAGTTCCTCCAGACCGCCGTCGAGTCCGGACCCGGCGTCGATCTCGTGCTCCTGGATCTGAACCTTCCGAGAACGAACGGGTTCGACGTTCTCGAGGCGATGCAAGCGGACCCGAAACTGACGCCGCTACCGGTTCTCGTCCTCACGAGTTCGCACGCGTCGGAAGATATCGTCCGGAGCTACGAACTGAGCGCGAACGCGTACTTGACCAAGCCGTCCGATCCCGACCAGTTCGCCGAGATCGGCCGCGCGGTCGAAGCGTTCTGGGTCGACGAAGCGACGCTCCCTCCCCTATCCTCCTGACCGCGTCCGCGACGCCGGCCGCGGATCGCCCGCGGTCACGGCCCAGCGCCCACCGCAACCCGGGTTCGTATACCCCGCGGCCTCACCCCGTTCCATAAACGGTCACCGTTCGCGTGTCGCTGTCCCCCGAGGTTCGCACCGTCACCGGGAACACGTCGTCGTTCCTGACGGGATACGTCTCGTAGCCGAGCGAGATCGTCGCGGTCTCACCGGGCGCGAGGCTCACCCTCGAGGAATCGACGACCTCCGGCGACCGACCCACGACGAGTTCGACCGACTCCGTGCCCGCGCCGTCCCCCGCGTTCTCGAGTGACGCGCTCACCGAGAGCCGCTCCCCACCGGTTACCGGCGCGTTCGTTCCCGTAATCGACACGGCGAACGACGCCGTCCCGGTTCCGCCGTCGTCACTGCCATCACCGCCATCACCGCCGTCACCACCGTCGTCCCCGTCGTCGAGTCCGTGGACGAGAACCGATCGCGAGGCGGTGTCGTCGCCCGTCGCCACGCGAACGGGGAACTCGTCGTCGTTCCTGACGGGATAGGTCTCGTACCCGAGCGAGACGGTCGTCGTCTCGCCCGCACCGACGAGGACCCGTTTCGTATCGACCGTCGTCGGATCGTCGCCCACGACGAGTTCGACCTCGCGGTCCGCCGGGTTCTCGGCCGAATTCGAAAGCGTTGCGGTGACCTCGAGTCGGTCGCCGCCCGTCACCGGCGCGTTCGTCTCGAGGCCGGTCACCTCGAGGGACCCGTGATCGCCGGCGTCGTCCGTTCCGACGACGGTCACGTCCGTCTCCGAGGCGGCGTGGCGCGTCTCGACGCGGACCGGGAACGTCTGTGTGTTTCGAACCGTGGCCGTCGTGAACGCGAGCTGGACCGATTTCGTCCGGCCGGCGTACACCTCGACGGACGCGCTGTCGACGTGGGTCGGGTCGTGACCGACGATCAGGTCTGCCTCCGCGTCGACGAACGCGTGGTACATCGAATCGCCGTGGATCGCGACCTCGGCGTCGACGACGAGTTTCTCGCCCGCCCGGACCGGCGCGTTCGTGCCCGTAATGGCCACGTCGCGCATCGCCTCGATCGACGGGCCTTCGGTGCGCGACACGGCCGCTCGACCGTCGTCGCAGACGATCCACGCCATCATCGGGTATCCCCCGATGAACCAGATCGCATCGCCGGCCGAAACCGCGTACGTCGCCGTCGCGTCCGATCCCGACACGTCGGTCGTGTCGACGTACGTCGCGTTTTCGCCTTCCTGCCAGATTACCCGCTGGAGGGCCTCGCGTTCGTCGGTGACCGTCGCCGTGACTTCGACCCCCTCGCGGGTGGTGATCGTGGCGTCCGGTCCGGGATCGGTCGTGACGGTTCCGCTCGGCGCCGAAGGTGCGTCCGCGGAGACCTCGACCCGCCAGGCGATGGAAGCCTCGTCAGCGGTCGCAACGACCTCGTAGGTCCCGCCATCCTCGAAACGACCGTGGGCGGCCGGATTCCCCGTCCGATGGGTGTAACTCCAGAACGGTGCGGCCGGCGCGACGTCGGCCGCGTTGCCGCCGTCGACTCGCCACTCGACGGCCGTCGGCTCGAGCCCCGGCCCCGCGGCGGCTTCGAACACCACCCTGCTTCCCGGCCGGACGGCCGTCGTATCGCCCGTCGGACAGACTCGCTCGAGGGAGCGCGACTGCGCCCCTCCGAGGCCCGTCGCCGCGAGGGTCCCGACGCCGGTTCCCACCGCCGTAACGTACTCTCGCCTTCGCATACGGGATTTTACGGACTCCGGGAGGGTATAGCTAGTAGAACCTTGGCGATACGAATTATATCGAGGAAACGAGTGTTCAGCGAGGCGATTACGGGGACCGCCGCTGAGAAAGCCCGATCGATCCTGCGAGAACATTCGGGGACGATCGCTCCGCTCGGAGCACCACACGTACGAAACCGAGGAAAACGCCGCCGAAGCTATCGTCCGTGACTGCGTTACGACGACTATGGCCCCCACAGCCGTTCGTGATCGAGTCGTCGCCCGGCCGGTTGCGTCGTTCTTCGTCCTCGCCTACGCCGTCTCCTGGCTCGGGTTTCTCCCCAGCGCGGTGGGAATCGACCGCGCCTTCGGCGGATCGAACCTGTTGATCGCTCAGTACAACCACACCGGAAGCGTCCTCCTGATGATGCTCCTCCACGGCGGGTTCAATACCGCGACGGTTCACCTCGTCCCGTTCGCGGACGAACTCGTCTTCGGCCCGACCTACGCGACGCTCCTGACGGTACAGATCGGTGTGCTCCTCGTCGCCGTCCTTTCTATCGTCGCGCTCACCGGCGGTCGCCTGGGATACGACGCCGACGATGTCCGGCGGGGCCACGGCGAGGACGGAACCTCGGCGGCCTGACGCCGCTCC encodes the following:
- a CDS encoding malate dehydrogenase codes for the protein MNVLLVGGGGTIGSTVAYTLTAQYPAATVTLADPRTDVADAHAIDLRHSLCHVAHAAGRPSFGDERPGTVTTIDPSADPGRDPVDAADVIVVTASAARPADSFERGGRLSVLERNLEIAADVGDWIGDAEPTPTVVVSNPSDRVTHRLWEESGWPRRCFLGYSLSESARIADELARRFDVSPADVYCPILGEHGEHMVPLFSRATVDGDPVQIAPAEREAILDYVRDVPYDVIGMRGGDDSSRWVTGRGLAAIVSRLVDGGTDEPVCLSTPLDGEYGLEDVSVSVPVLLGPNGVAEIVDWELTSTERERLERAGAAVRRSMG
- a CDS encoding response regulator; this translates as MSTQSSNEQVEILLVEDNPGDVRLIQEAFKAAGFETVFHTVTDGDDALEFLQTAVESGPGVDLVLLDLNLPRTNGFDVLEAMQADPKLTPLPVLVLTSSHASEDIVRSYELSANAYLTKPSDPDQFAEIGRAVEAFWVDEATLPPLSS